From the genome of Thermogutta terrifontis, one region includes:
- the thiI gene encoding tRNA uracil 4-sulfurtransferase ThiI, with protein sequence MTVNHAPFSILMLRPSAEFTLKSNRTRRRLQQELVHNLTDALESHGLTYRISGAWNTYFVETTAPGQAAEVLCRVAGIGSIVPIERVSQAELDEIVRLGVEAFAELVRGKRFAVRARRTGNHPFRSRDVEVALGAELRPFALKVDLTQPEITVHVDIQEDRAFLYAETLRGLGGLPIGSQGKALVLISGGFDSAVAAWLIMRRGAAVDYVFCNLGGKAYERAVVQVAKVLSDNWSYGTHPRFYSVEFTDVVIEMRQKTRSSYWQIVLKRLMYQAGALVARRSGAVALVTGESIGQVSSQTLKNLAAIEAGSELPVLRPLLTYDKEEIIHLARRIGTATLSERVREYCALTPDHPVTGASSETLDREMAKIDLAVLHQAVERVEEYDLRSLSASEVVLPYLFTETVPDGAEVIDCQPETAYRQWHYPGARHVDPWDLLKQFSQLDRNRVYVLYCPQGLQTAYVAEVMQRAGYEAYSFKGGTPALKAYCENHPPVAVRASGEACEEP encoded by the coding sequence ATGACAGTGAACCACGCCCCATTTTCAATCCTCATGCTGCGGCCATCGGCGGAGTTCACCCTCAAATCCAACCGCACGCGCCGTCGGCTTCAGCAGGAACTGGTGCACAATCTCACGGACGCACTGGAAAGTCATGGGCTGACGTACCGCATTTCCGGAGCATGGAATACCTATTTTGTCGAGACAACCGCTCCAGGACAGGCTGCCGAAGTCCTGTGCCGCGTCGCAGGGATCGGGTCGATTGTACCCATCGAAAGGGTTAGTCAGGCGGAGCTGGACGAGATCGTCCGCCTGGGCGTGGAAGCCTTCGCCGAACTAGTGCGGGGAAAACGGTTTGCCGTGCGGGCGCGACGGACGGGAAATCATCCCTTTCGCTCCCGGGATGTGGAAGTGGCCCTGGGTGCCGAGCTGCGGCCATTTGCACTTAAAGTGGACCTGACCCAACCCGAGATCACCGTCCACGTTGATATCCAGGAGGACAGGGCTTTTCTCTATGCGGAGACGCTCCGCGGCCTTGGCGGATTGCCAATCGGCAGTCAGGGAAAAGCCCTCGTACTGATCTCAGGGGGTTTCGACTCGGCGGTGGCTGCCTGGCTGATCATGCGCCGCGGTGCGGCGGTCGATTACGTGTTCTGCAATCTGGGCGGAAAAGCCTACGAGCGAGCCGTGGTTCAGGTGGCCAAGGTCCTTTCCGACAACTGGAGTTACGGCACGCATCCACGATTCTACTCGGTCGAGTTCACCGACGTCGTCATCGAAATGCGGCAAAAGACGCGGTCTTCGTACTGGCAGATCGTTCTCAAACGGCTGATGTATCAAGCGGGGGCCCTGGTCGCCCGACGAAGCGGAGCGGTGGCCCTGGTGACGGGCGAGTCGATCGGTCAGGTCTCCTCACAGACGCTGAAGAACCTGGCGGCGATCGAGGCGGGTAGCGAGTTGCCGGTCTTACGACCCTTGCTCACCTACGATAAGGAGGAGATCATCCATCTGGCCCGGCGGATCGGAACGGCCACTCTATCGGAACGTGTGCGGGAATACTGTGCCCTCACGCCGGACCATCCAGTAACGGGGGCGTCCTCGGAGACGCTCGATCGGGAGATGGCGAAAATCGATCTCGCCGTGCTGCACCAGGCAGTGGAGCGGGTGGAGGAGTACGATTTGCGCAGCCTTTCCGCCTCGGAGGTGGTCCTCCCGTATCTGTTCACGGAGACCGTTCCTGATGGGGCCGAGGTCATCGACTGCCAGCCCGAGACTGCGTATCGGCAATGGCATTATCCAGGTGCCCGGCATGTGGATCCCTGGGATCTACTCAAGCAATTCAGCCAATTGGACCGAAATCGGGTGTATGTACTTTACTGCCCGCAGGGGCTGCAAACGGCTTACGTGGCGGAAGTCATGCAGCGGGCAGGTTACGAAGCCTATTCCTTCAAGGGCGGGACACCGGCTCTCAAAGCCTATTGCGAGAACCACCCGCCAGTGGCGGTGAGAGCTTCAGGCGAAGCTTGCGAAGAGCCCTGA
- a CDS encoding helix-turn-helix domain-containing protein — MISPALAAKVRSLLVDQKMSQRQVARLTGVSRATVKAIASGEWFERYRARHGCDNTTPILARCPECGAMVEMPCRACEVRRLKKAGRIPPLPATEDGPPRVELRGSEYARYLEVRAAALARGEPDADPAWSPDSDSHDTWLDDDPFTALGSPTETDLANLEASFESQPRGDGWIGALVVPSELRRAA, encoded by the coding sequence GTGATCTCGCCCGCCCTTGCTGCAAAAGTCCGTTCTCTCTTGGTTGATCAGAAGATGAGCCAGCGGCAGGTCGCCAGGCTCACCGGCGTCAGTCGCGCCACCGTGAAGGCAATCGCCTCGGGCGAATGGTTTGAACGCTACCGCGCCCGACACGGTTGCGACAACACAACGCCGATCCTTGCACGCTGCCCGGAATGCGGTGCGATGGTGGAGATGCCTTGCCGCGCCTGCGAAGTGCGGCGGCTCAAAAAGGCAGGCCGAATCCCGCCGCTCCCCGCCACCGAAGATGGGCCGCCCCGCGTGGAACTCCGCGGCTCGGAGTATGCACGCTACCTGGAAGTCCGTGCGGCGGCCCTCGCTCGGGGCGAACCGGATGCCGACCCCGCCTGGTCACCCGATAGCGACTCGCACGATACCTGGCTCGACGACGATCCTTTCACCGCTCTGGGATCCCCCACCGAGACTGATCTCGCCAACCTTGAGGCCTCCTTCGAAAGCCAACCCAGAGGCGATGGCTGGATTGGCGCATTGGTTGTGCCAAGCGAACTGCGGAGGGCCGCCTGA
- a CDS encoding Gfo/Idh/MocA family oxidoreductase has translation MNDMTHGTTRRNFLKTTGQVAALSALAGTAIPAVHAAENNTIQLALIGCGGRGTGAAGDAMSVQKILNVPIKLVAMADVFEDRVTRNHKNLKERFPDQVDVPEDRLFVGFDAYKKAMDCLRPGDVAIFATPPAFRWVHFTYAIEKGLNVFMEKPVTVDGPTSRRMFELGKKSVEKNLKVGVGLMVRHCRGRQELKKRIEDGEIGEIQFLHAYRMGGPAANIRRKPDNISELRYQIRQFHSFIWASGGVYSDFYIHQIDECSWMKGAWPVKAHALGGRHYRGDAVDQNFDTYSVEYTYPDGTKLFYFGRQMAGCHNEFASYGHGTKGCCIISTSAHTPGRVRTFTGQDFSQDKLIWAFPQPEPNPYLMEWVDLIEAIIKDQPYNEVERGVQASLVTTMGRMAAHFGRIVTYEEALNHPHELAPDVDKFTEDSPAPVQFDEAIGMYPQPMPGIKTDREY, from the coding sequence ATGAACGACATGACCCACGGCACGACGCGACGGAACTTCCTCAAGACGACAGGCCAGGTCGCCGCTCTTTCCGCCCTGGCAGGAACAGCCATTCCCGCTGTCCACGCTGCGGAAAACAACACCATCCAGCTCGCTCTCATCGGATGCGGCGGTCGGGGAACAGGGGCCGCTGGCGACGCCATGTCGGTCCAGAAGATTCTGAACGTGCCCATCAAACTGGTGGCCATGGCGGATGTGTTCGAGGACCGCGTCACCCGCAACCACAAGAACCTCAAGGAACGGTTCCCCGATCAGGTTGATGTTCCCGAGGACCGCCTGTTCGTGGGATTCGATGCGTATAAGAAGGCCATGGACTGCCTGCGCCCGGGCGACGTCGCCATTTTTGCCACTCCCCCCGCCTTCCGCTGGGTGCACTTCACCTACGCCATCGAAAAAGGCCTCAATGTGTTTATGGAAAAGCCCGTCACCGTCGATGGTCCCACGTCACGGCGGATGTTCGAGCTCGGCAAAAAATCGGTGGAGAAGAATCTCAAAGTCGGTGTCGGGTTGATGGTGCGTCACTGTCGGGGACGTCAGGAATTGAAGAAGCGAATTGAAGATGGCGAAATCGGGGAAATCCAGTTCCTCCATGCTTATCGGATGGGTGGCCCCGCTGCCAATATCCGCCGCAAACCCGATAACATCAGCGAACTCCGCTACCAGATCCGGCAGTTCCACAGTTTCATCTGGGCCAGCGGCGGCGTGTACAGCGATTTCTACATCCACCAGATCGACGAATGCTCCTGGATGAAGGGCGCCTGGCCTGTCAAGGCCCACGCCCTCGGTGGCCGACATTATCGCGGCGATGCCGTCGATCAGAATTTCGACACTTACTCCGTGGAATACACCTATCCCGACGGAACAAAACTCTTCTACTTTGGCCGACAGATGGCCGGCTGCCACAACGAGTTCGCCAGCTACGGCCACGGGACGAAGGGCTGCTGCATCATCTCCACATCCGCCCACACACCCGGCCGGGTCCGCACGTTCACCGGCCAGGATTTCAGCCAGGACAAACTGATCTGGGCGTTCCCGCAACCGGAACCCAACCCCTACCTGATGGAATGGGTGGACCTCATCGAGGCGATCATCAAGGATCAGCCGTACAACGAGGTGGAGCGCGGCGTCCAGGCCAGCCTGGTAACCACCATGGGCCGCATGGCCGCCCACTTCGGCCGAATCGTGACCTATGAGGAGGCCCTCAATCATCCCCATGAGCTGGCCCCGGATGTCGATAAATTCACCGAGGATTCACCGGCTCCGGTCCAGTTTGATGAAGCAATCGGCATGTATCCGCAGCCGATGCCCGGCATCAAGACCGATCGCGAGTACTGA
- a CDS encoding efflux RND transporter periplasmic adaptor subunit — MCLTVSQARGIVTVLGGIWAISFTVIFAAAASGSTVEKHDREALAPAGSHAVFEEAEDQDEEKQNKEEKHEAEEHKPAPKAESHAPAHAKQAPSGEAAKAEGESGQASKPEQAQPAQPQAKPAEQARPAPAAQAPAPPRPERYKAKRELIKIEKTYTATLQPRDPVEIRLDAKTWSSFQVKEVVDHGQEVRQGDVLIRFETEDVDRAIADQERTLRSTEQSLKDAERLLALMEKTVPFDLATVERNLKITKEDTERYFSKERDLLIRNYEMNLKAAEWSLESAREELRQLEKMYKADDLVEETEEFILKRQRQAVERAEFYYQVEKDRYERFHTMDLARRDEDARRDLELASFIAERSRINLPSLLFQQRMTVEQLRTDLERAKDRMAKLRADRALFEIKSPCDGVVYYGQFNRGEWSGASTLQSKLRPGGSVSKGDVIMTVVHLPPATVRFKIGEEDLRWMEPGREGVFKPTVLPDLAIPAAVTKVDHIPVAPNQFEVLAELDLPKKPLPLAPAMGGKVRFFVYVREDALVVPAKAVFAEDLDPEQRYVYVVKGDTQEKRPVKVGEQVGDKIEILSGLKEGEEILLDKPASSN, encoded by the coding sequence ATGTGTCTCACCGTCAGTCAAGCGCGCGGCATCGTTACAGTGCTCGGAGGAATATGGGCCATCAGCTTCACCGTGATTTTTGCGGCGGCCGCCTCGGGCAGCACGGTTGAAAAACACGACCGTGAGGCCCTCGCACCCGCTGGATCGCACGCTGTTTTCGAAGAGGCCGAGGATCAGGATGAGGAAAAACAAAACAAGGAGGAAAAGCACGAGGCGGAGGAACACAAACCCGCTCCCAAAGCGGAATCTCATGCCCCGGCCCACGCGAAGCAGGCTCCGTCCGGCGAAGCCGCCAAGGCCGAGGGAGAGTCCGGCCAGGCCAGTAAACCTGAACAGGCCCAGCCCGCGCAGCCTCAGGCCAAACCGGCAGAACAGGCGAGACCTGCCCCTGCCGCTCAGGCGCCCGCCCCACCGCGGCCAGAGCGTTATAAAGCGAAACGCGAACTGATCAAGATCGAAAAAACGTACACCGCCACGCTGCAACCGCGCGATCCGGTGGAGATTCGCCTGGATGCCAAAACCTGGTCGAGCTTCCAGGTGAAGGAAGTTGTAGACCACGGACAGGAGGTCCGTCAGGGAGATGTGCTCATCCGATTTGAGACGGAGGACGTCGATCGCGCGATCGCTGACCAGGAACGAACACTCCGCTCCACCGAACAGTCCCTCAAGGATGCTGAGCGACTCCTCGCCCTCATGGAGAAGACTGTTCCCTTCGATTTGGCGACTGTGGAACGCAATCTCAAGATCACCAAAGAAGACACGGAGCGCTATTTCTCCAAAGAGCGCGACCTGTTGATTCGCAACTATGAAATGAATCTCAAGGCCGCTGAATGGTCACTCGAATCCGCCAGGGAAGAACTCCGCCAACTGGAAAAGATGTACAAGGCAGATGATCTGGTTGAAGAAACCGAGGAGTTCATCCTCAAACGGCAGCGCCAGGCTGTCGAACGCGCGGAGTTCTATTATCAGGTGGAGAAGGATCGCTATGAACGGTTCCACACAATGGACCTTGCCCGGCGCGATGAAGACGCCCGCCGGGACCTCGAGCTGGCGTCATTTATAGCTGAGCGGTCCCGCATCAATCTGCCATCGTTGCTTTTCCAGCAGCGGATGACCGTCGAGCAACTCCGCACCGATCTCGAGCGGGCGAAAGACCGGATGGCAAAACTCCGGGCTGATCGTGCCCTGTTTGAAATCAAATCCCCCTGCGATGGCGTTGTCTACTATGGCCAGTTCAATCGTGGAGAATGGTCGGGAGCAAGCACCCTGCAAAGCAAGCTCCGACCGGGTGGCTCGGTCTCCAAGGGAGATGTCATCATGACGGTGGTCCATCTCCCACCGGCCACCGTTCGCTTCAAAATCGGCGAGGAGGACCTGCGGTGGATGGAACCCGGTCGGGAGGGAGTTTTCAAGCCGACAGTTCTCCCTGACCTGGCAATCCCGGCCGCTGTCACAAAGGTTGATCATATCCCTGTCGCCCCCAACCAGTTTGAAGTCCTGGCGGAGCTGGACCTCCCCAAGAAACCTTTGCCGTTGGCTCCGGCCATGGGTGGAAAGGTCCGCTTCTTTGTGTATGTTCGGGAGGATGCCCTGGTCGTTCCGGCGAAGGCCGTGTTCGCGGAAGACCTCGATCCTGAACAGCGGTACGTCTATGTCGTGAAAGGCGACACCCAGGAGAAGCGACCGGTGAAGGTCGGCGAGCAGGTGGGTGACAAAATCGAAATTCTCAGCGGACTCAAAGAGGGTGAGGAAATCCTGCTCGACAAACCTGCAAGCTCGAACTGA
- the aat gene encoding leucyl/phenylalanyl-tRNA--protein transferase, which translates to MRDDLSPFRPSRFFPPAESANRYGVVAVGGTLHPEVLLDAYAHGIFPWPIDEDSPIVWASPGTRAIFEWEHIHIPHRLRPIIKRGDFQITVDRDFSAVIRGCATANGRAGATWITPAMIEAYTHLHELGYAHSVEAWKADELAGGVYGVALRGLFAAESMFYRISNASKVALLYLLAHLKARGYLLVDIQMLTPVTQSLGARTIRRRQYLYRLAEALRANVTFGTTLEVTAADVLALDQTYRPSSEPNAG; encoded by the coding sequence ATGCGGGATGATCTGTCGCCTTTCCGTCCTTCACGTTTTTTTCCACCAGCAGAATCGGCCAATCGTTATGGCGTGGTGGCGGTGGGGGGAACTCTCCATCCGGAGGTGCTCCTCGACGCCTATGCCCACGGCATTTTTCCCTGGCCGATCGATGAAGACTCGCCCATTGTTTGGGCCTCGCCGGGCACCCGGGCGATTTTCGAATGGGAACACATCCACATCCCGCATCGCCTGCGACCGATCATCAAGCGTGGCGATTTTCAGATCACGGTGGACCGCGATTTCTCCGCGGTGATCCGCGGCTGTGCCACCGCGAATGGCCGGGCGGGTGCGACCTGGATCACCCCGGCGATGATCGAAGCCTACACGCATCTCCACGAACTCGGCTATGCCCACAGCGTCGAAGCCTGGAAAGCTGACGAGCTGGCAGGCGGCGTGTACGGCGTGGCGCTGCGTGGGCTTTTCGCGGCCGAATCCATGTTCTATCGCATCAGCAATGCCTCCAAGGTCGCGCTGCTGTATCTCCTCGCCCACCTCAAGGCTCGGGGCTACCTCCTTGTGGACATTCAGATGCTCACTCCAGTCACGCAATCGCTGGGGGCGCGCACGATTCGCCGCCGGCAATACCTTTATCGTCTGGCTGAAGCCCTCCGGGCAAACGTCACCTTTGGGACAACCCTGGAGGTGACCGCCGCCGACGTCCTCGCGCTGGACCAGACGTATCGTCCATCTTCAGAACCCAATGCAGGCTGA
- a CDS encoding prenyltransferase/squalene oxidase repeat-containing protein, translating to MRWRLFVLMALLVGGGLPAFNCRPLFAETPQTPPGPPPLATEGPKPPPTAPPSREEIDRAIRRGVDFLLLRQNRDGSWGSPHNTKGLNIYAPVPGAHQAFRAAVTSLCVAALIDVQDPRSEVQEAIDRGEAWLIANLPKVRRATPDAIYNNWAHAYSLQALTRLIRRHEGDPAKQAVLREVMDTQFDRLLRYECVDGGWAYYDFDYGTQKPGGSTISFVTATVLVAFHEAQQVGLKVPEKLIDRAKASILRQRKPDYSYCYGEYLKMRPLHPVNMPAGSLGRSQACNLAMRLWGDTTVTDEVLRTWLDRFFARDGWLDLGRKRPIPHESFFAIAGYFFYYGHYYASLCIGQLPESERPEFYGRLAAILLPLQEKDGSWWDFPFYDYHQQYGTAFALLSLVPCRASAPSKPARPPEEKAVAQSHPPLR from the coding sequence ATGCGGTGGCGATTGTTTGTGCTTATGGCCTTATTGGTGGGTGGGGGCCTGCCGGCTTTCAACTGCCGACCGCTCTTTGCCGAAACTCCGCAGACCCCGCCCGGGCCACCGCCGCTGGCCACCGAGGGCCCCAAACCGCCGCCCACTGCGCCGCCGAGTCGCGAGGAGATCGATCGGGCAATTCGCCGCGGAGTCGATTTCCTCCTCCTTCGCCAGAATCGGGACGGCTCCTGGGGATCTCCCCACAACACCAAAGGGCTCAACATTTATGCTCCCGTGCCCGGGGCCCATCAGGCCTTTCGCGCGGCCGTGACGTCACTGTGTGTGGCGGCCCTTATCGATGTCCAGGACCCACGCTCCGAGGTTCAGGAGGCAATCGACCGCGGTGAGGCATGGCTCATCGCGAATCTGCCGAAGGTCCGCCGCGCGACGCCCGATGCGATTTACAACAACTGGGCGCATGCCTACTCCCTCCAGGCTTTGACCCGCTTGATCCGCCGTCACGAGGGCGATCCCGCCAAACAAGCGGTCCTTCGCGAGGTGATGGATACGCAGTTTGATCGGCTCCTCCGCTATGAGTGTGTGGACGGCGGCTGGGCCTACTACGACTTCGATTACGGCACTCAAAAACCCGGCGGATCCACCATCAGCTTTGTAACGGCCACAGTCCTGGTCGCCTTTCACGAAGCCCAGCAGGTGGGGCTCAAGGTGCCCGAAAAACTCATCGACCGTGCGAAAGCCTCCATCCTTCGCCAGCGTAAGCCGGATTACAGCTACTGTTACGGTGAATACCTGAAAATGCGCCCCCTCCATCCGGTCAACATGCCGGCAGGGAGCCTTGGCCGGTCCCAGGCCTGTAATCTGGCCATGCGTTTGTGGGGTGATACCACGGTCACCGATGAAGTCCTCCGCACCTGGCTGGATCGCTTTTTCGCCCGGGATGGCTGGCTCGATCTCGGCCGAAAACGTCCCATCCCCCATGAATCCTTCTTCGCCATCGCGGGATACTTCTTTTACTACGGCCATTACTACGCCTCGCTGTGCATCGGACAACTTCCCGAGTCCGAGCGGCCGGAGTTCTACGGGCGTCTGGCCGCCATTCTGCTTCCTCTTCAGGAAAAAGACGGTTCCTGGTGGGATTTCCCGTTCTACGACTATCATCAGCAATATGGCACGGCGTTCGCGCTGCTGTCACTCGTTCCGTGCCGGGCGAGCGCACCTTCGAAGCCAGCCAGACCGCCGGAGGAGAAAGCTGTCGCCCAGTCGCATCCGCCACTGCGGTGA
- a CDS encoding trypsin-like peptidase domain-containing protein, which translates to MRQHHCAAFVLWLIWQVVGLGVTTQLRAEQASETPGFLTQVTWATVKITNPGSTATGFLVELPSGPWVLVSAAHVFSSMKGDQCTVILHRRGDDGRIVKNPQTVPVRRENKDLWEKHPTADVAVIRVDFERDANLGVLPYECLATEQMLEKLPLEPGLIVRALGFPHANIFNGNPEEFGIARLGCIASYPLLPIKENPRFLVDMNTFEGDSGGPVFALASENKETGAVAGYVIGLVSGQHFVDEEFKLIYQSGKFRHRMGLAIIVPSVFIRETIDRLMASGGN; encoded by the coding sequence GTGAGGCAGCATCATTGCGCGGCATTCGTGCTCTGGTTGATTTGGCAGGTGGTCGGGTTGGGGGTGACGACACAACTCCGAGCGGAACAGGCCTCGGAGACCCCGGGGTTTCTCACGCAGGTCACCTGGGCCACCGTGAAGATCACCAATCCGGGTTCAACCGCTACGGGGTTTCTCGTGGAACTGCCCTCCGGGCCATGGGTGCTCGTCTCGGCTGCCCATGTGTTCTCATCGATGAAGGGGGACCAATGTACGGTCATTTTGCACCGCCGGGGCGACGACGGCCGGATTGTGAAAAATCCGCAAACCGTTCCAGTGCGTCGGGAAAACAAGGACCTGTGGGAGAAACACCCCACGGCCGATGTGGCCGTCATCAGGGTGGATTTTGAGCGCGATGCCAACCTGGGGGTTCTGCCCTACGAATGTCTGGCAACGGAACAGATGCTGGAAAAGCTGCCGCTGGAGCCGGGACTTATCGTGCGTGCCTTGGGATTTCCTCATGCCAATATTTTTAACGGCAATCCGGAAGAGTTCGGCATCGCACGATTGGGCTGCATCGCCAGTTATCCTTTACTGCCGATCAAAGAAAATCCTCGCTTTCTGGTGGACATGAATACGTTTGAAGGGGATAGCGGCGGGCCGGTCTTCGCGCTCGCCAGCGAAAACAAGGAGACCGGCGCGGTGGCTGGTTATGTCATTGGATTGGTCAGCGGGCAGCACTTTGTGGATGAGGAATTCAAGCTCATCTATCAGAGCGGCAAGTTTCGTCATCGCATGGGCCTGGCGATCATCGTGCCGTCGGTGTTCATCCGAGAAACGATCGACCGGCTTATGGCCTCAGGGGGAAACTGA
- a CDS encoding sigma-70 family RNA polymerase sigma factor — translation MAESYAPDEEDLEDEDELNEEACRAAAEADEDDEEAPLTAEEEESWSDDPVRMYLTQMGEIPLLTRQQEIALAKKIEITRAKFRRKLMECDYVLQQAVRTFVRVDEGKLPFDRTVQVSVTDHLEKQQILGRLPHNLKTLQAILKRNRRDYLTALSKSKPMEERRAAWRRLGRSRRRAVRLAEELGLRTQRLEPMIKALEEFSRRVDELKARITEHVKAGRPYKEREPWIKEYRDILRLTQETPTSLRNRVAYVKKVYAEYMEAKQELSKGNLRLVVSIAKKYRNRGLSFLDLIQEGNAGLMRAVDKFEYRRGFKFCTYATWWIRQAITRAVADQSRTIRIPVHMAETMSRVRNVSRKLYQDLGHEPTLEEMAAAADAKAEETRRVLTMNRYPISLDRPVGNSEDSHFGDLLPDTSAENPLDGATLDMLREKINKVLKTLSYREREIIKLRYGLGDGYCYTLEEVGHIFKVTRERIRQIEAKAVRKLQQPSRSQELVGFLD, via the coding sequence ATGGCTGAGTCGTACGCGCCGGACGAGGAGGACCTCGAAGATGAGGATGAACTGAACGAGGAGGCCTGTCGGGCAGCGGCCGAGGCCGACGAGGACGACGAAGAGGCCCCGCTCACCGCCGAGGAAGAGGAGTCCTGGTCCGACGATCCCGTCCGCATGTACCTCACCCAGATGGGAGAGATCCCGCTCCTCACACGGCAGCAGGAAATCGCCCTGGCCAAGAAAATCGAGATCACCCGCGCTAAGTTCCGCCGCAAACTCATGGAGTGTGACTATGTCCTGCAACAGGCAGTGCGGACATTTGTGCGGGTGGACGAGGGCAAACTGCCCTTCGATCGGACGGTTCAGGTCTCGGTGACGGACCATCTGGAAAAGCAGCAGATCCTCGGCCGATTGCCCCACAATCTCAAGACGCTCCAGGCCATCCTGAAGCGGAATCGCCGGGATTATCTCACGGCCCTGAGCAAGTCCAAGCCCATGGAAGAGCGGCGAGCGGCCTGGCGGCGATTGGGTCGATCCCGGCGGCGGGCAGTTCGCCTCGCCGAAGAACTCGGTCTGCGCACCCAGCGGCTGGAGCCGATGATCAAGGCCCTCGAAGAGTTCAGTCGTCGGGTCGATGAGTTGAAGGCCCGCATCACGGAGCACGTCAAGGCCGGCCGTCCCTACAAGGAACGGGAACCGTGGATCAAGGAATACCGCGATATTCTCCGCCTCACCCAGGAAACCCCAACCAGTCTGCGGAACCGCGTGGCCTATGTGAAAAAGGTCTACGCCGAATATATGGAGGCCAAGCAGGAGCTGTCGAAGGGCAACCTCCGGTTGGTGGTGTCCATCGCCAAGAAATACCGCAACCGGGGACTCAGCTTCCTGGACCTGATTCAGGAAGGGAATGCCGGTTTGATGCGGGCGGTGGACAAATTCGAGTATCGCCGGGGCTTCAAGTTCTGCACGTACGCCACGTGGTGGATTCGGCAGGCGATCACCCGGGCGGTCGCCGATCAAAGCCGCACGATTCGCATCCCGGTCCACATGGCCGAGACGATGAGCCGCGTCCGTAACGTTTCCCGCAAGCTCTATCAGGACCTCGGTCATGAACCGACACTGGAAGAAATGGCGGCGGCGGCCGACGCCAAGGCCGAGGAAACCCGGCGCGTCCTCACCATGAACCGGTATCCGATCAGTCTCGATCGGCCGGTTGGTAACAGCGAGGACAGCCATTTCGGCGATCTCCTCCCGGATACCTCCGCGGAGAACCCGCTCGACGGGGCCACCCTGGATATGCTCCGCGAAAAGATCAATAAAGTGCTCAAGACACTGAGCTACCGCGAGCGGGAAATCATCAAACTCCGTTACGGCCTGGGGGACGGCTACTGCTACACCTTGGAGGAAGTCGGTCACATCTTCAAGGTGACCCGCGAACGAATCCGCCAGATTGAAGCGAAGGCCGTTCGCAAGCTGCAGCAGCCCTCCCGCAGCCAGGAGCTGGTGGGCTTCCTCGATTGA